The Vespula vulgaris chromosome 22, iyVesVulg1.1, whole genome shotgun sequence genome window below encodes:
- the LOC127071656 gene encoding uncharacterized protein LOC127071656: protein MKRNNHYEKNLTRNRSINARKYNIGISRLPLANVQEITEYEDSTDDSSTATNKLKEAPLKKNKLGCNKNSEEKLCNQNAKKNQISRREDSSTYSTDSVSVTKKKVRLRGGTDFLRSSLKTKGIIDDNKDRIFRSINIQKPNISRKQSDLNYHNLQESVNGKEKNTLPTKLSSFQEKRQSIQQAKTLKNFSKLTVLLLYLHFLLSYYLSFSKSQHFDEMFEICETETKYE, encoded by the exons ATGAAAC gCAATAATCATTACGAAAAGAATTTAACGAGAAATAGATCGATTAATGCACGAAAATACAATATTGGCATATCACGTTTACCATTGGCCAACGTTCAAGAAATTACAGAATACGAAGATTCCACGGATGATAGTTCTACTgcaacaaataaattaaaa GAGGCTCCactcaaaaaaaataaacttggatgtaataaaaattcagaGGAAAAGTTATGCAACCAGAACGctaagaaaaatcaaataagtaGGAGAGAAGATTCATCCACATATTCAACAGATA gtGTATCtgttacaaaaaagaaagtacgtTTACGTGGTGGTAcggattttcttcgatcttctttG aaaacaaaaggaattaTCGACGATAATAAAGATCGTATCTTCCGATCAATAAACATTCAGAAACCAAATATATCAAGAAAACAAAGTGatttaaattatcataatcTGC AGGAGTCTGTCAatggcaaagaaaaaaatacattaccAACAAAGTTGTCAAGTTTCcaggaaaaaagacaaagtatTCAACAAGCAAAGACTTTAAAGAACTTCAGTAAACTGACCGTTCTTCTCttatatcttcattttttactatcgtattatttatctttttctaaaagtCAACACTTTGATGAAATGTTTGAAATATGTGAAACAGAAActaaatacgaataa